The Acidobacteriota bacterium genome has a segment encoding these proteins:
- a CDS encoding polyprenyl synthetase family protein, translating to MTSATPLVDRWSAVPEWKDMSSLYQEIRPDLDRVEDRLESWSRSANPLTAEISRYVLRKKGKRLRPAVVLLTSRLFSPGSEESVFLASLVELLHTASLIHDDIVDNAGVRRGKESVHAKWGPNITVLLGDYLYIKSIGLSLQSRHERVIRLIADVSARMIEGELDEYSRSCDLDITEGQYLEIIRNKTAALFGVCCRIGAILGLASPEEEEAVAGYGLNLGMTFQIVDDLLDLRGDPGILGKPVLSDLGEGRITLPLIRALSSGDRAGRQRIEALAGRKDISAGDRRGLLDGLAAAGAFDYAAGRAREFAEKSLEAMAPFPDTTPKETLVRLAVFGLLRKR from the coding sequence TCTACCAGGAGATCCGGCCGGACCTCGACCGGGTCGAGGACCGTCTCGAGTCCTGGTCCCGGTCGGCCAACCCCCTGACGGCCGAGATCAGCCGCTACGTCCTGCGCAAGAAGGGCAAGCGCCTGCGCCCGGCCGTCGTCCTGCTGACCTCCCGCCTGTTCAGCCCGGGCAGCGAGGAGTCCGTCTTCCTGGCCTCTCTCGTCGAGCTCCTGCATACGGCCAGCCTCATCCACGACGACATCGTCGACAACGCCGGGGTCCGCCGCGGCAAAGAGTCCGTCCACGCCAAGTGGGGCCCGAACATCACCGTCCTGCTAGGGGACTACCTCTACATCAAGTCCATCGGCCTGTCGCTGCAGTCCCGCCACGAGCGGGTCATCCGCCTCATCGCCGACGTCTCGGCCCGGATGATCGAGGGCGAGCTCGACGAGTACTCCCGGTCGTGCGACCTGGATATCACGGAAGGGCAATACCTGGAGATCATCCGGAACAAGACGGCGGCCCTGTTCGGCGTCTGCTGCCGCATCGGCGCCATCCTCGGGCTGGCTTCGCCCGAAGAGGAGGAGGCCGTCGCCGGCTACGGCCTGAACCTGGGCATGACCTTCCAGATCGTCGACGACCTGCTCGATCTCAGGGGCGATCCCGGGATCCTCGGCAAGCCGGTCCTGTCCGACCTTGGCGAGGGCCGGATCACCCTGCCCCTGATCAGGGCGCTCTCGTCCGGGGACCGGGCCGGGCGGCAGCGCATCGAGGCCCTCGCGGGACGGAAGGACATCTCCGCCGGGGACCGGCGCGGGCTCCTCGACGGCCTGGCCGCCGCCGGCGCCTTCGACTACGCCGCCGGCCGGGCCCGGGAGTTCGCCGAAAAGTCGCTCGAGGCCATGGCGCCCTTCCCGGACACCACGCCCAAGGAGACGCTGGTCCGGCTGGCCGTTTTCGGCCTCCTGCGCAAGCGATGA
- the cyaB gene encoding class IV adenylate cyclase: MTEIEVKIRIDDPKVWRAKVLALGAVVARDRHLETNILFDFASGALRQAGRALRLRTAGRRAALTFKGERRGSRSFKVREEFETQVRDPKETRRILRALGLRETFSYRKRRTVLRTSRLTVCIDETAAGDFIELEGERHEITRFARSLGFGRADFITRSYVDLLSGRVEPAGAD, encoded by the coding sequence ATGACCGAGATAGAAGTCAAGATCCGGATCGACGATCCGAAGGTTTGGCGGGCGAAGGTCCTGGCCCTGGGCGCCGTGGTGGCCCGGGACCGGCACCTCGAGACCAACATCCTGTTCGATTTCGCCTCCGGAGCGCTCCGGCAGGCGGGCCGGGCGCTGCGGCTGCGGACGGCGGGACGGCGGGCCGCCCTGACCTTCAAGGGGGAAAGGCGGGGGTCCCGGTCCTTCAAGGTCCGGGAGGAGTTCGAGACCCAGGTCCGCGATCCGAAGGAGACGCGGCGGATCCTCCGGGCCCTGGGACTGCGCGAGACGTTTTCCTACCGGAAGCGCCGGACCGTGCTCCGGACCAGCCGGCTGACCGTCTGCATCGACGAGACGGCGGCGGGCGACTTCATCGAGCTCGAGGGGGAGCGCCACGAGATCACCCGCTTCGCCCGTTCCCTGGGGTTCGGCCGGGCGGACTTCATCACCCGGAGCTATGTGGATCTGCTGAGCGGCCGGGTGGAACCGGCCGGAGCGGACTAA
- the rpoZ gene encoding DNA-directed RNA polymerase subunit omega gives MDAFGNIDSKYRFIILAAKRAKQLLKGAKPKIETRSKNPIRIAQAEVRNGLVEYEIIPTRMDDVPEREDRIFVGGGVPEEAVESDGLAGKDVADEATDLGGEEETPEAGEESEDENEDVEGEEDLGKEDKEE, from the coding sequence TTGGACGCATTCGGGAATATCGACAGCAAGTACCGTTTCATCATCCTGGCGGCCAAGCGCGCCAAGCAGCTCCTCAAGGGCGCCAAGCCCAAGATCGAGACCAGGTCCAAGAACCCGATCCGCATCGCCCAGGCCGAGGTCCGGAACGGTCTCGTCGAATACGAGATCATCCCGACCAGGATGGACGACGTCCCCGAGCGCGAAGACCGCATTTTCGTGGGCGGCGGCGTCCCCGAGGAGGCCGTTGAATCCGACGGCCTGGCCGGCAAGGATGTCGCCGATGAAGCGACCGATCTCGGAGGCGAAGAAGAAACGCCGGAAGCCGGGGAAGAGTCCGAGGACGAGAACGAGGACGTCGAGGGCGAGGAAGACCTCGGCAAGGAAGACAAGGAAGAGTAG